The following are from one region of the Fibrobacter sp. UWR3 genome:
- a CDS encoding RluA family pseudouridine synthase: MAFVMKAPRDMYFESVVRPEHDRMLLLDSLCYRFTYHSREQWKENLERGLVTVNGEVAGPETVARKGDKVVYHVENYDEPEVPTDFSTVFEDEEFMLVAKPAGIPVHHTARIFYNTFVSVVRRETGYETATPMHRLDRDTGGLMLFAKYAESAARFQKNLDRILLRKFYMAVVRGEFPHEEYRCDTPLREDPASRIRLKMYPFDDGKPCTTIFRKVRSVVRDGETFTAIECELLTGRKHQIRAHLASLGFPIVGDRLYAFDGLYYEKMAEGALTEDDFRVLGAHSHMLYAYKVELLLPYWDTPRTFVCENFPTEMKDLIR; this comes from the coding sequence GTGGCGTTCGTCATGAAGGCTCCCCGCGACATGTACTTCGAGAGCGTCGTCCGGCCCGAACACGACCGGATGCTCCTGCTCGATAGCCTCTGCTACCGCTTTACCTACCATAGCCGCGAGCAGTGGAAAGAAAACCTGGAGCGCGGGCTCGTTACCGTCAATGGGGAGGTCGCGGGGCCCGAAACGGTTGCCCGCAAGGGCGACAAGGTCGTGTACCATGTGGAAAATTACGACGAGCCCGAGGTGCCGACTGATTTTAGCACCGTGTTCGAGGACGAGGAATTCATGCTGGTCGCAAAGCCTGCGGGAATCCCGGTCCACCATACCGCCCGCATATTCTACAACACGTTTGTTTCCGTAGTGCGGCGCGAGACCGGCTACGAGACGGCGACCCCGATGCACCGCCTGGACCGCGATACGGGCGGGCTCATGCTATTTGCAAAATATGCGGAGTCGGCGGCGCGCTTCCAGAAGAACCTCGACCGCATACTGCTCCGCAAGTTCTACATGGCGGTGGTGCGCGGGGAATTCCCTCACGAGGAATACCGCTGCGACACGCCCCTTCGCGAAGACCCCGCAAGCAGAATCCGGCTCAAGATGTACCCGTTCGATGACGGCAAGCCCTGCACGACCATATTCCGGAAGGTGCGCTCGGTTGTTCGCGACGGCGAAACGTTCACGGCCATCGAATGCGAACTCCTGACCGGCCGCAAGCACCAGATACGAGCCCACCTCGCGAGCCTCGGGTTCCCGATTGTGGGGGACCGCCTTTATGCCTTCGATGGCCTGTACTACGAAAAGATGGCGGAAGGCGCCCTTACGGAAGACGATTTCCGCGTTTTAGGCGCGCATAGCCATATGCTCTATGCGTACAAGGTAGAACTCCTGCTCCCGTACTGGGATACACCGCGTACGTTTGTGTGCGAGAATTTCCCGACTGAAATGAAGGACTTAATCCGCTAA
- the mnmG gene encoding tRNA uridine-5-carboxymethylaminomethyl(34) synthesis enzyme MnmG → MSTNAQFDVVVVGGGHAGIEATHAAWKLGVKTAMLTMDINAIGRMSCNPAVGGVAKGQIVRDIDALGGLMGLLTDKAGIQFRMLNMSKGPAVWGPRAQCDMKYYSEIAREVITNLPGLSVIQGELAAFERMPDGRLELTLLNGERYVTRALVITSGTFLASKMFTGLETSIGGRVGEPSADKLSECLAANGIALRRLKTGTPSRLDPDTIDFNECDVQHGDDVAWPMSDRHVAETVPGRDADYFWGDATNKFVRNDCVCWITRTNLKTHDILRSGFKDSPMFSGRIHGKGPRYCPSIEDKINRFGDRDGHQLFLEPEQADIGRVYINGFSSSLPADIQLAAIHTIPGLTRARVLQIGYAVEYDSVDATQLFPTFECKKVPGLYFAGQVCGTSGYEEAAGQGLLAGINAALKIKGDAPFILGRSDSYLGVMADDLTNILLDEPYRMFTSRAEYRLFLRSDNAETRLKERAHAIGMISDSDYTDWKRRCSLVETARMRLAEESALPEQANRILEAGGQAPATERTRWINVLRRPGIDPEQLFNVALPDLPLTRRDQWFMYAEEIYAGFFDRQAREIEDQKKMESVRLPEDFDYMQVTAVSIESRQRLNAHKPLTLGQASRIPGVRPADITVLAHWLENKSC, encoded by the coding sequence GTGTCTACAAACGCACAATTTGATGTCGTCGTAGTCGGTGGCGGCCATGCCGGCATTGAGGCGACGCATGCCGCCTGGAAGCTCGGCGTTAAGACCGCCATGCTCACGATGGATATTAACGCCATCGGGCGCATGAGCTGTAACCCGGCCGTAGGCGGGGTGGCGAAGGGCCAGATTGTGCGCGATATCGATGCGCTCGGTGGCCTGATGGGCCTTTTGACCGACAAGGCCGGGATCCAGTTCCGCATGCTCAACATGAGCAAGGGGCCCGCCGTGTGGGGCCCGCGCGCCCAGTGCGACATGAAGTATTATAGCGAGATTGCCCGAGAGGTCATTACGAACCTTCCCGGGCTTTCCGTTATCCAGGGGGAACTCGCCGCGTTCGAGCGCATGCCCGATGGCCGCCTGGAACTCACGCTTTTGAATGGCGAACGCTACGTGACCCGCGCGCTCGTGATTACGAGTGGAACCTTCCTTGCCTCCAAGATGTTCACCGGGCTTGAGACGAGCATCGGTGGGCGAGTGGGCGAGCCGAGTGCAGACAAACTTTCGGAATGCCTTGCGGCTAACGGCATTGCGCTGCGCAGGCTCAAGACGGGTACGCCGAGTCGACTCGACCCGGATACCATCGACTTTAATGAATGCGACGTGCAGCACGGCGACGATGTGGCCTGGCCCATGAGTGACCGCCATGTTGCAGAAACGGTCCCCGGTCGCGATGCGGATTATTTCTGGGGCGACGCTACGAACAAGTTTGTGCGTAACGATTGCGTGTGCTGGATTACACGTACGAATTTAAAGACTCACGATATATTGCGGAGTGGCTTCAAGGACAGCCCGATGTTCAGCGGTCGTATCCACGGCAAGGGCCCGCGCTACTGCCCGAGTATCGAGGACAAGATTAACCGCTTTGGCGACCGCGACGGTCACCAGCTGTTCCTTGAACCGGAACAGGCGGACATCGGTCGCGTGTACATCAACGGTTTCAGTTCCAGCCTCCCTGCAGATATCCAGCTTGCTGCAATCCACACGATTCCTGGCCTCACGCGCGCTCGCGTGTTGCAGATTGGCTATGCGGTGGAATACGATTCCGTAGATGCCACGCAGCTTTTCCCGACGTTTGAATGCAAGAAGGTTCCGGGCCTGTATTTTGCGGGCCAGGTCTGCGGTACGAGCGGCTACGAAGAGGCTGCGGGTCAGGGTCTTTTGGCCGGCATCAACGCGGCTCTGAAAATAAAGGGCGATGCGCCCTTTATTTTAGGTCGTTCCGACAGTTACCTCGGGGTGATGGCGGACGACCTTACGAACATCCTGCTCGACGAGCCGTACAGGATGTTCACGAGCCGCGCCGAATACAGGCTCTTCCTCCGGAGCGACAATGCGGAAACCCGCCTGAAGGAGCGCGCGCACGCAATCGGGATGATTTCGGACAGCGACTACACTGACTGGAAGCGCCGCTGCTCCCTTGTGGAAACGGCCCGCATGCGCCTCGCCGAAGAATCCGCGCTCCCCGAGCAGGCGAACCGCATTCTTGAGGCCGGTGGCCAGGCGCCCGCGACTGAGCGCACCCGCTGGATTAACGTGCTCCGTCGCCCGGGTATTGACCCCGAGCAGTTGTTCAATGTCGCCCTTCCGGATTTGCCGCTCACGCGCCGTGACCAGTGGTTTATGTACGCCGAGGAAATCTATGCGGGCTTCTTCGACAGGCAGGCCCGCGAAATCGAGGACCAGAAGAAGATGGAATCCGTGCGCCTGCCCGAAGATTTCGACTACATGCAGGTGACCGCCGTAAGTATCGAGAGCCGCCAGCGCCTGAACGCCCACAAGCCGCTCACGCTGGGGCAGGCAAGCCGCATTCCCGGTGTACGCCCTGCCGATATTACCGTGCTTGCGCACTGGCTCGAGAACAAGTCCTGCTAA
- a CDS encoding FKBP-type peptidyl-prolyl cis-trans isomerase N-terminal domain-containing protein: MKSRVLLGLACVSMMMAACDLQKNDAQNAEAKVTGTSTDDQKFAYMLGVQFGMQNFKMLPLQMGEELDEDVVVQGVLDAMKAEKDTNFKLQIPVDTLRQVSFDYNSVARTRMESIRPDSATNASFNGDQSKFRAYMDSAMKALPVVPAPAPKKAPVTIGETPTKNQKLSYFIGVQFQNQFSAIGGQFQTEFDVNYFVLGIRDAGAKTRDTTLTNALPDDSLRAVGERYNEKMKVLREEAIKKAQEEEAKLKEEVKGLRGDTLANGMPAKMNYKVKVTGITNKAENLETWAGKPLLIFYFSATCGHCAHAAPQILDIAKEFAPKGLTTVAVASGGNNKSGIRKFADNAKFDDTINIVWDEARQFGELYSDGYVPKVYLVNPDASYKEYVAFEGEKETLKAEIAALMDGKQVVWNPEPPKPAVVDTLKPAAATAPAAKK, from the coding sequence ATGAAATCTAGAGTCCTGTTGGGCCTGGCCTGTGTCTCCATGATGATGGCCGCCTGTGATTTACAGAAAAACGATGCTCAGAATGCCGAAGCCAAGGTGACTGGTACCTCTACGGACGACCAGAAGTTCGCCTACATGCTGGGTGTGCAGTTCGGTATGCAGAATTTCAAGATGCTCCCGCTCCAGATGGGTGAGGAACTCGACGAGGACGTGGTCGTGCAGGGTGTTCTCGATGCCATGAAGGCTGAAAAGGACACGAACTTTAAACTGCAGATTCCCGTTGATACTTTGAGGCAGGTCAGTTTTGACTACAATTCCGTGGCTCGTACCCGTATGGAATCCATTCGCCCCGATAGCGCGACGAACGCTTCCTTCAACGGCGACCAGTCGAAGTTCCGTGCCTACATGGATTCTGCGATGAAGGCCCTTCCGGTGGTTCCTGCTCCTGCTCCGAAGAAGGCTCCGGTGACGATTGGTGAAACCCCGACCAAGAACCAGAAGCTCTCCTACTTTATCGGCGTGCAGTTCCAGAACCAGTTCAGCGCGATTGGTGGCCAGTTCCAGACGGAATTCGACGTGAACTACTTCGTGCTCGGTATCCGCGATGCCGGCGCCAAGACCCGCGATACCACGCTCACGAACGCCTTGCCGGATGATTCCCTCAGGGCTGTTGGCGAACGCTACAACGAGAAGATGAAGGTTCTCCGTGAAGAAGCTATCAAGAAGGCCCAGGAAGAAGAAGCCAAGCTGAAGGAAGAGGTGAAGGGCCTCCGTGGCGATACGCTTGCGAACGGCATGCCTGCCAAGATGAACTACAAGGTGAAGGTTACTGGCATCACGAACAAGGCCGAAAACCTCGAGACCTGGGCTGGCAAGCCTCTCCTGATTTTCTACTTCTCCGCGACCTGTGGCCACTGTGCACACGCCGCTCCGCAGATTCTCGACATCGCGAAGGAATTTGCCCCGAAGGGCCTGACCACGGTTGCCGTTGCCAGCGGTGGAAACAACAAGAGCGGCATCCGCAAGTTTGCCGACAATGCGAAGTTCGACGACACCATCAACATCGTGTGGGATGAAGCCCGCCAGTTCGGTGAACTCTACAGCGATGGCTATGTGCCGAAGGTCTACCTCGTGAACCCGGATGCATCGTACAAGGAATACGTTGCCTTCGAGGGCGAGAAGGAAACCCTCAAGGCCGAAATTGCCGCCCTCATGGATGGCAAGCAGGTTGTATGGAATCCGGAACCGCCGAAGCCGGCCGTGGTTGACACGCTCAAGCCCGCTGCCGCTACTGCACCGGCTGCCAAGAAGTAG
- a CDS encoding nicotinate-nicotinamide nucleotide adenylyltransferase yields the protein MKNVAIMGGAFDPVHMDHVAVARLCLKHGLCDEVWFVPSPDRWDKTLNASPEDRFAMLELVTSDEPRFVLSDEEIRQGDFRGSYVFLKGLAEKYPEVNFRLLVGADSYENIPHWRDPLHFYGTEYNGHLLLRDFSLIVFARSGYPQIDIDAHLAKGYAPLFWLGEKEGFVGKFSSTAIRRELLYNRGVRPTGLAPAVYDYILKNDLYSE from the coding sequence ATGAAGAATGTTGCCATTATGGGTGGTGCGTTTGATCCGGTTCACATGGACCATGTTGCGGTTGCGAGGCTCTGCCTGAAGCACGGGCTTTGCGACGAAGTGTGGTTTGTGCCAAGCCCTGACAGGTGGGACAAGACGCTCAACGCCTCTCCCGAAGACCGCTTCGCGATGCTTGAACTTGTAACCTCCGACGAACCGCGTTTTGTGCTTTCGGACGAAGAAATCCGGCAGGGAGATTTTCGCGGGTCTTACGTGTTTTTGAAGGGCCTTGCGGAAAAGTACCCCGAGGTGAACTTTCGCCTGCTTGTAGGGGCGGACAGTTACGAGAATATTCCGCACTGGCGCGACCCCCTGCATTTTTATGGCACGGAGTACAACGGCCACCTGCTGTTGCGCGACTTCAGCCTGATTGTTTTTGCGAGGAGCGGCTACCCGCAGATTGATATCGATGCGCATCTCGCTAAGGGGTATGCCCCGCTGTTCTGGCTCGGGGAAAAAGAAGGCTTTGTGGGAAAGTTCTCGAGTACGGCGATACGCAGGGAGTTGCTCTACAACAGGGGCGTAAGGCCTACGGGATTAGCCCCTGCGGTGTACGACTACATTCTGAAAAACGATTTGTATAGCGAATAA
- the nirJ1 gene encoding putative heme d1 biosynthesis radical SAM protein NirJ1, which yields MISITKLLMDTPNYGDQLRYEPRAHESKNGVAPGRGPVVVWNCTKTCNLSCVHCYARSEAIKYQNELTHEEGLALIDQLADFKVPVILFSGGEPLLRPDFFELANYAASKGIRPTISTNGTCITPDVAKKLKDMGVGYVGISLDGCEATHDKFRGKEGAYKLALRGIRNCVATGQKVGLRFTITRYNVQDLNAIFDLLESENIDRVCFYHLVYSGRGSAMVANDLNHEESRKAMDLIIDRTLDFKKRGINKEILTVDNHADAVYLYLRMKREDPARAEKVLELIQRNGGNRSGMAFGNIDSIGNVHPDQFTQYITLGNVRERNFGEIWSDESNPIMAGLKNRKPILKGRCPKCAYLNLCNGNFRTRAEAVTGDFWEQDPACYLTDEEING from the coding sequence ATGATTAGCATTACCAAGCTCTTGATGGATACCCCGAATTACGGGGATCAGCTGCGTTACGAACCTCGTGCCCACGAAAGCAAGAATGGCGTGGCGCCGGGACGCGGTCCCGTGGTGGTATGGAACTGCACCAAGACGTGCAACCTGAGTTGCGTGCACTGTTACGCCCGCTCCGAAGCCATCAAGTACCAGAATGAACTGACGCACGAAGAAGGCTTGGCGCTTATCGACCAGCTTGCCGATTTCAAGGTGCCGGTAATCCTCTTTAGCGGTGGCGAACCGCTGCTTCGCCCCGACTTTTTTGAACTTGCGAACTATGCGGCAAGCAAGGGAATTCGCCCGACCATCAGCACGAACGGCACCTGCATTACGCCCGACGTTGCAAAGAAGTTGAAAGACATGGGCGTGGGCTACGTGGGCATCAGCCTGGACGGCTGTGAGGCGACGCACGACAAGTTTCGCGGCAAGGAGGGCGCCTACAAGCTTGCGCTCCGCGGTATCCGTAACTGCGTGGCGACCGGCCAGAAGGTGGGGCTGCGCTTTACGATTACGCGCTACAACGTGCAGGATTTGAACGCTATTTTCGACCTGCTCGAAAGCGAGAATATTGACCGCGTGTGCTTCTACCACCTGGTCTATAGCGGGCGCGGTTCCGCGATGGTCGCAAATGACCTGAACCACGAAGAGAGCCGCAAGGCGATGGACCTGATTATTGACCGCACGCTCGACTTCAAGAAGCGCGGGATAAACAAGGAAATTCTGACCGTCGATAACCACGCCGATGCAGTCTACCTTTACTTGCGCATGAAACGCGAGGACCCTGCCCGAGCAGAGAAGGTGCTGGAACTTATCCAGCGTAATGGCGGTAACCGCAGCGGTATGGCCTTCGGGAACATCGACAGCATCGGGAATGTTCACCCCGACCAGTTCACGCAGTACATTACCCTCGGGAACGTGCGCGAAAGGAACTTCGGAGAAATCTGGAGCGACGAAAGCAACCCGATTATGGCGGGGCTCAAGAACAGGAAGCCGATTTTGAAGGGACGCTGCCCCAAGTGCGCCTACCTGAACCTGTGTAATGGCAACTTCCGCACCCGCGCCGAGGCCGTGACCGGAGATTTCTGGGAACAGGATCCGGCCTGCTACCTGACGGACGAGGAGATTAATGGATAA
- a CDS encoding DUF2914 domain-containing protein produces the protein MKFVDNLRQKPFVQKVEKFFPAIAFLGGFGWDSITLGRQIDNTDLLFLLAYYTGAFILVILLSAHLEHPEGWTRERIMAAKASTGGNAPAKPAAPQTAAPAKPAAQPATAKQPAVQEAKAPSPTNAKLAAVAGKMANIAKPATTVVASKIKNVADASATKIKNAADASTAEAKKLADKIGYESMAVPKNAIVVEHRFLDREWSEVWKDRFSWMLQFLFGGMFSALVVCYFKSSGSLASLLLVIVLAALLVGNEFLKKKYESFGVSLAFFCLLGTMFMNFTIPHVVHRIGFIWFLLSTVVSFLICVGIQRLSHHKKRVLIAPAIISSLLVIAYVMNWVPPVPLVLKQQMVCQNFDRKTYSCDIDAPTFLQTLGIKLPSVHRTDSSEVYFLSSVYAPADLKAELEYRWYYMDPATGKYSLTDKISSGRMTIVGGRESGYRSFTKKKNIPAGRYNVEVAYKNGAVIGSQKFEVFEGEPPKGFARDTLR, from the coding sequence ATGAAGTTTGTAGATAACTTGAGGCAGAAGCCCTTCGTGCAGAAGGTGGAGAAGTTTTTCCCGGCGATTGCTTTCCTCGGCGGTTTCGGCTGGGATTCCATAACGCTCGGGCGGCAAATAGACAATACCGACCTGCTGTTCCTGCTGGCATACTACACGGGTGCGTTTATACTCGTGATTCTGCTTTCGGCACACCTGGAGCATCCGGAGGGCTGGACCCGCGAACGCATTATGGCGGCGAAGGCATCAACGGGCGGTAACGCTCCGGCGAAACCCGCGGCTCCGCAAACGGCAGCACCTGCAAAGCCTGCCGCCCAGCCTGCGACGGCAAAGCAGCCTGCGGTTCAGGAGGCGAAGGCCCCGTCTCCGACGAACGCGAAACTTGCTGCCGTGGCGGGGAAGATGGCGAATATCGCAAAGCCCGCGACGACTGTGGTGGCCTCGAAAATCAAGAACGTGGCCGACGCATCGGCGACGAAAATCAAGAATGCTGCGGATGCCTCGACCGCCGAGGCGAAGAAACTTGCCGACAAGATTGGGTATGAATCCATGGCGGTTCCCAAGAACGCCATTGTGGTGGAACACCGCTTTTTGGACCGCGAGTGGAGCGAAGTGTGGAAGGACCGTTTCTCGTGGATGTTGCAGTTCCTGTTCGGCGGCATGTTCAGCGCGCTCGTGGTTTGCTACTTCAAGAGCAGCGGCTCGCTTGCGTCGCTCCTGCTCGTGATTGTCCTCGCGGCCCTTCTGGTGGGTAACGAATTCCTGAAGAAGAAATATGAAAGTTTCGGCGTGAGCCTCGCGTTTTTCTGCCTGCTGGGCACGATGTTCATGAACTTCACTATCCCGCACGTGGTCCACAGGATTGGCTTTATCTGGTTCCTTTTGAGTACCGTGGTCTCGTTCCTCATCTGCGTGGGAATCCAGAGGCTCTCGCACCACAAGAAGCGCGTGCTCATCGCCCCCGCAATCATCAGTTCTCTCCTGGTTATTGCCTATGTAATGAACTGGGTCCCGCCGGTCCCGCTCGTGCTCAAGCAGCAGATGGTGTGCCAGAACTTCGACCGCAAGACATATTCCTGCGATATCGACGCCCCGACATTCTTGCAGACATTGGGCATCAAGTTGCCTTCCGTTCACCGCACGGACAGTTCCGAGGTGTATTTCCTGTCGTCGGTCTACGCTCCTGCTGATTTGAAGGCCGAACTCGAATACCGCTGGTACTATATGGACCCCGCTACGGGCAAGTACAGCCTTACCGACAAGATATCCTCGGGCAGGATGACCATCGTGGGCGGGCGCGAGTCTGGCTACCGCAGCTTCACGAAGAAAAAGAACATTCCTGCGGGCCGCTACAATGTGGAGGTCGCCTACAAGAACGGCGCCGTCATCGGTTCGCAGAAGTTCGAAGTGTTTGAGGGCGAACCTCCGAAAGGCTTTGCCCGCGATACGTTGAGGTAG
- a CDS encoding peptidoglycan DD-metalloendopeptidase family protein, whose product MKFFYPLLCAFLVFFSACHEEEKLAALRKDVAALENSVDSLQKAKEKLQNVPNYTILSDTVRAGEGPFHVFSRLKAMVEGGDADLGKVYLAMQDSVEFKLRVGEKFYIAVDADRHVQRFRYAPNVITSHVVVRTDSGFVYKLIEKPVVRKLSVYEGALEEGSTLNGILLKVGIPRRMVGVVSGVLQCKVAFPLARASDRFRILLEDSYFQDSIWVSGKVVYAEFEGRNVGHHEAFRYEDPDPKSSYNAHYTESGDALVFDGLRYPLEHLRITSSYGSRVHPITGRVTVHYGVDYGAPTGTVVHAVAEGEVTVSGFDNLSGNKIAIRHRDGTTSWYMHLSARGVGVGAKVSPGQAIGRVGSTGRSTGPHLHYGFKNAQGQWINPLSKTMIATPKLSGERLARLKEQVKDIRKEIDLTLAAPAVKVNDSTDVMVRTRVLN is encoded by the coding sequence ATGAAATTTTTTTACCCGCTCCTTTGTGCGTTTTTAGTGTTTTTTTCGGCGTGCCATGAAGAAGAAAAACTGGCTGCGCTCCGGAAAGATGTTGCTGCTCTTGAAAATAGCGTCGATTCCCTGCAGAAGGCGAAGGAAAAGTTGCAGAATGTGCCCAATTACACCATTCTCTCGGATACGGTGCGTGCGGGCGAGGGGCCTTTCCATGTATTCTCGCGCCTGAAGGCGATGGTGGAGGGTGGCGATGCCGACCTGGGCAAGGTCTACCTTGCCATGCAGGATAGCGTGGAGTTCAAGTTGCGCGTGGGCGAGAAGTTCTATATCGCGGTGGATGCGGACAGGCATGTGCAGCGGTTCCGCTATGCGCCGAACGTGATTACTTCGCATGTGGTGGTGCGGACCGACTCGGGCTTTGTCTATAAGCTGATTGAAAAGCCTGTGGTACGCAAGCTCTCCGTGTACGAGGGCGCGCTGGAAGAGGGGAGCACGCTGAACGGCATTCTCCTGAAGGTGGGCATCCCGCGCCGCATGGTGGGCGTGGTGAGCGGCGTGTTGCAGTGCAAGGTGGCGTTCCCGCTGGCCCGCGCGAGTGACCGCTTCCGTATTTTGCTGGAAGATTCCTATTTCCAGGATTCCATCTGGGTGTCGGGCAAGGTCGTGTATGCCGAATTTGAGGGCAGGAACGTGGGGCATCACGAGGCTTTCCGCTATGAGGACCCTGACCCGAAGAGTTCTTACAATGCGCACTACACCGAGTCGGGCGACGCGCTTGTGTTTGACGGCCTGCGCTACCCGTTGGAACACCTGCGCATCACGAGTTCGTACGGTTCGCGCGTGCACCCGATTACGGGCCGCGTGACGGTGCATTACGGCGTGGACTACGGCGCCCCGACGGGTACTGTGGTGCATGCGGTTGCCGAGGGCGAGGTGACGGTTTCGGGTTTCGACAACCTGAGCGGCAACAAGATTGCCATCCGGCACAGGGACGGCACGACCAGCTGGTACATGCACCTCTCGGCGCGCGGCGTCGGGGTGGGCGCGAAGGTTTCTCCGGGGCAGGCGATCGGGCGCGTCGGCTCTACGGGCAGGAGCACGGGGCCGCACCTGCACTACGGTTTCAAGAATGCGCAGGGTCAGTGGATAAACCCGCTCTCGAAAACCATGATTGCGACCCCGAAGCTTTCGGGCGAGCGCCTTGCCCGCCTGAAGGAACAGGTGAAGGATATCCGCAAGGAGATAGACCTCACGCTTGCTGCCCCCGCGGTGAAGGTGAACGATTCCACCGACGTGATGGTCCGTACCCGCGTATTGAACTAG
- the rsgA gene encoding ribosome small subunit-dependent GTPase A, whose product MMLEDDELREVRTSRRAHRSRRIDVMREWDSGIVDDRPTKERFSREFKKAKIKHLKNPVENIGEENCVEGLVLEVHRRTCEVRLAASAESSLRSPVGASVSTVTAMYRATTSKQLGEFPAVGDRVLLGLVNDGEDSGDGVGSQKYCVVRVLPRKSELKRPGPRDTFYKQQTLAANIDQVVIVASVTQPEFNYGFMDRFLLASNLNSLPFILVLTKMDLLPNGESDLSEDIRDFMSIADKVIPVSVKTGVGLDDLRNELLGKSSVFSGLSGVGKSSLVNALVPHAALATGEVRERDGKGRHTTISSSLFDLPGGGIVIDTPGIRGIGLMDLDKETLAKIFPGFFEDDIFTCKFSNCIHVKEAGCAVRAAVESGKLSRARYRSYLRILNSSD is encoded by the coding sequence ATGATGCTTGAAGATGATGAACTGCGGGAAGTAAGGACGTCGAGGCGCGCACACCGTTCGCGCCGTATCGACGTGATGCGCGAATGGGATTCGGGCATCGTGGACGACCGCCCGACCAAGGAGCGCTTTAGCCGCGAGTTCAAGAAGGCTAAAATCAAGCACCTGAAGAACCCGGTGGAAAATATCGGCGAGGAGAACTGCGTCGAGGGCCTGGTGCTGGAAGTGCACCGCCGCACCTGCGAGGTAAGGCTTGCTGCTTCCGCGGAATCGTCACTCCGCAGCCCCGTAGGGGCAAGTGTGTCCACAGTTACCGCGATGTACCGCGCGACCACGTCCAAACAGTTGGGGGAATTCCCCGCGGTGGGCGATCGTGTGCTTCTCGGGCTCGTGAACGACGGCGAAGATTCGGGTGACGGCGTGGGTTCGCAGAAGTATTGCGTGGTGCGCGTGCTCCCGCGGAAGAGCGAACTCAAGCGCCCCGGCCCGCGCGACACGTTCTACAAGCAGCAGACGCTTGCCGCGAATATCGACCAGGTGGTGATTGTCGCGAGCGTGACCCAGCCGGAGTTCAACTACGGGTTCATGGACCGCTTCTTGCTCGCCTCGAACCTGAATAGCCTGCCGTTCATTCTGGTGCTTACCAAGATGGATTTGCTCCCGAACGGGGAGAGCGACCTTTCGGAAGATATTCGCGATTTTATGAGCATCGCCGACAAGGTGATTCCCGTGAGCGTCAAGACGGGGGTCGGTCTCGACGACCTCCGTAACGAGCTTCTGGGCAAGTCGTCGGTGTTTAGCGGCTTGAGCGGGGTCGGCAAGTCCTCGCTGGTGAACGCGCTGGTGCCGCACGCCGCGCTTGCGACGGGCGAGGTGCGCGAGCGCGACGGCAAGGGCCGCCATACCACTATCTCGTCGAGCCTGTTCGACTTGCCGGGTGGCGGGATTGTTATCGATACGCCTGGGATCAGGGGTATCGGCCTCATGGATTTGGATAAGGAAACCCTGGCGAAAATCTTCCCGGGATTCTTCGAGGACGATATCTTTACGTGCAAGTTCAGCAACTGCATACACGTGAAGGAGGCGGGCTGCGCCGTGCGGGCCGCCGTCGAGTCGGGCAAGCTCTCCAGGGCGCGTTATCGGAGCTACCTCCGCATACTGAATTCTTCGGATTGA